The proteins below are encoded in one region of Spirochaetota bacterium:
- a CDS encoding heparin lyase I family protein, whose translation MNATKYRAPIASVVLAVHIMSGLSCMQTPNPEFIGMKLSFSRADEERYLAAVMDASLVRYAGIDVPMIDNISIVTEGSRSALCLRLIPGQPLKNNGIRAEIAVDYPFAAGATVNYQWCFKIGADFRSDAPKNRWWVMGQWHDQPDAARGETWNGFPANSPPILLGYGFTNGTHALGLSYGSPNSTAIGYFPVIPDTWMTIRAVIHWALDASGSIVITTNGATALTANGRNMHNAYQHYLKLGQYRQRDIQSDNRVYIDDLVIY comes from the coding sequence ATGAACGCGACGAAGTACAGGGCGCCCATTGCGTCGGTGGTCCTAGCTGTGCATATCATGTCCGGCCTTTCCTGCATGCAGACGCCCAACCCGGAATTCATCGGGATGAAACTCTCGTTCAGCCGTGCGGATGAGGAGCGATATCTCGCGGCGGTAATGGATGCCTCGCTCGTGCGCTACGCCGGCATCGATGTGCCGATGATCGATAATATTTCCATCGTTACGGAAGGATCGCGGTCCGCGCTCTGTCTGCGGCTCATCCCCGGGCAGCCGCTGAAGAACAACGGCATACGCGCGGAGATAGCCGTCGATTATCCATTCGCGGCGGGGGCGACGGTCAATTATCAGTGGTGCTTCAAGATCGGCGCCGATTTCAGGAGCGATGCGCCGAAGAACCGCTGGTGGGTCATGGGTCAATGGCATGATCAGCCCGATGCGGCGCGCGGGGAGACCTGGAACGGATTTCCGGCGAACAGTCCGCCCATTCTGCTCGGCTACGGCTTTACCAACGGCACACATGCGCTCGGTCTGTCATACGGCTCGCCGAACTCGACGGCGATAGGATATTTCCCTGTCATTCCCGATACATGGATGACCATCCGCGCCGTCATACACTGGGCGCTCGATGCCTCCGGGAGCATCGTCATTACGACGAACGGGGCGACGGCGCTTACCGCGAACGGCAGGAACATGCACAATGCCTATCAGCATTATCTCAAGCTCGGGCAATACCGTCAGCGCGACATCCAGTCCGATAATCGCGTGTATATCGATGACCTCGTCATCTACTAG
- a CDS encoding PilZ domain-containing protein translates to MSDARDMSATPENRRNAPRLAMQCPVSVLCKGSNGVWVDGHSVDISWKGICITVPVPCAVSETVTVSLPVFLDKQVHRQVSVRWRRYDAGMNCYTIGGEFL, encoded by the coding sequence ATGTCGGATGCACGTGACATGTCCGCAACGCCTGAGAACAGAAGGAATGCGCCGCGCCTTGCCATGCAGTGCCCCGTCAGTGTTCTGTGCAAAGGTTCGAACGGTGTGTGGGTGGACGGGCATTCGGTCGATATTTCCTGGAAGGGGATATGCATTACCGTGCCGGTCCCGTGTGCGGTGTCGGAGACGGTGACCGTTTCACTGCCGGTATTCCTGGATAAGCAGGTCCATCGCCAGGTGTCGGTGCGCTGGCGTCGATACGATGCGGGCATGAACTGCTATACTATCGGCGGGGAATTCCTCTGA
- a CDS encoding tetratricopeptide repeat protein, translated as MISFLFVGAVCAADTDEEAFKTAVKQGTDLFFAGKVREAIASYDAAAERYPDRAAQLWQRGIACYYAGDHARGIQQFAEHRTVNPDDVENAVWHFLCTAKADSPVTAKKNLIPVSDDDRVPMKELHAFYAGTGSEADVFRAADDTNASDTDRQKRRFYAHLYIGLYYDALGKDTAKQHLKIAAGYGYPFFMGRMAVLHVKLRGW; from the coding sequence ATGATATCATTCCTTTTCGTAGGTGCCGTGTGCGCGGCGGACACCGATGAAGAAGCGTTCAAGACAGCCGTCAAACAAGGCACAGACCTCTTCTTCGCCGGCAAGGTCCGCGAAGCGATAGCATCGTACGATGCAGCGGCCGAACGATACCCCGATAGAGCGGCGCAGCTGTGGCAGCGCGGTATCGCCTGTTACTACGCAGGCGACCATGCGAGGGGCATACAGCAGTTCGCGGAACACCGCACCGTGAACCCTGACGATGTCGAGAACGCCGTCTGGCATTTCCTGTGTACCGCGAAAGCGGATTCACCTGTCACCGCAAAAAAGAACCTCATCCCGGTAAGCGATGACGACCGTGTGCCGATGAAAGAGCTCCATGCATTCTATGCCGGGACCGGATCGGAAGCCGATGTGTTCCGTGCCGCGGATGATACGAATGCATCCGATACGGACAGGCAGAAGCGGCGGTTCTATGCGCACCTGTACATCGGGCTCTATTACGATGCGCTCGGAAAAGATACCGCGAAGCAGCACCTGAAGATCGCGGCAGGATACGGCTATCCCTTCTTCATGGGACGCATGGCCGTGCTCCACGTGAAACTGCGCGGGTGGTGA
- a CDS encoding AraC family transcriptional regulator, which yields MPASSFDKRAIVDSWYDLPDDTATASLLARAFVRNGDRLSIADAFAGAPIVAYRRTLTPERSPGVHRHDFFEMVLIIEGEVIESIHGAEYRFAAGDVIFLDHLVEHAVVSFPKGAIMEMGVAFAPSAVDGSLDIRTSRDVLRAFSLIEPFFYLPELKRYGISLREKPLLRVYTAWCALIHAFSMHEQNTRSVTHHFDALLSTLVDEYHARYAARTAATPVAQALRHLNGHFCETLDVKRLCAVAGLGKSSLYARFLKETGRSPLDHITALRMAKAKVLLATSSLPVTRIAAELGYDDTQYFHRVFKKSFGVTPQVHRRKNATPSRASCS from the coding sequence ATGCCTGCCTCATCATTTGACAAACGTGCCATCGTCGATTCGTGGTACGATCTCCCTGATGATACGGCAACGGCATCGCTCCTCGCGCGGGCATTCGTCAGGAACGGCGACCGCCTGTCGATCGCCGATGCGTTCGCGGGGGCGCCTATCGTCGCGTACCGCCGCACGCTCACACCGGAGCGTTCACCGGGAGTGCATCGCCATGATTTTTTTGAGATGGTCCTTATCATCGAAGGCGAGGTCATCGAATCGATACACGGGGCCGAATACCGCTTTGCCGCAGGCGATGTCATCTTCCTCGATCATCTCGTCGAACACGCGGTGGTCTCGTTCCCCAAAGGCGCCATCATGGAGATGGGCGTCGCCTTCGCCCCATCCGCCGTTGACGGCTCGCTCGATATACGGACATCACGCGATGTGCTCAGGGCGTTCTCGCTCATAGAGCCGTTCTTCTACCTGCCGGAACTGAAACGCTACGGCATTTCATTGCGGGAAAAGCCCCTCCTGCGCGTGTATACCGCATGGTGCGCGCTCATCCATGCGTTCAGCATGCATGAACAGAACACCCGCTCCGTCACGCATCACTTCGATGCATTGCTCTCGACGCTCGTCGATGAATACCATGCACGATACGCCGCACGCACAGCGGCAACGCCCGTCGCACAAGCCCTGCGGCACCTCAACGGTCATTTCTGCGAAACGCTCGATGTGAAAAGGCTCTGCGCGGTGGCCGGTCTCGGCAAGAGTTCGCTCTATGCGCGTTTCCTGAAAGAGACCGGACGCTCGCCGCTCGATCATATCACGGCATTGCGCATGGCAAAAGCGAAGGTCCTTCTCGCGACAAGTTCGCTCCCGGTGACGCGCATAGCCGCCGAACTGGGATATGATGACACGCAGTATTTCCATCGCGTGTTCAAGAAGTCATTCGGTGTTACACCGCAGGTCCATCGCCGGAAGAACGCAACCCCGTCACGCGCAAGCTGTTCCTGA
- a CDS encoding glycoside hydrolase family 20 zincin-like fold domain-containing protein, with product MNTKYIGLLALSLVSAAFSAAFSAIPSAVFWPAPREISSKSDLIILGLPKVSAPAALARPAALLSRELEKAYAGAVPQKNATTITLKLSSRLTRSEEYAIDASGRSVIIEANDEQGVFWGVHSLMQLLKWEGVKVSAEGYAYPGAAVHDWPETSIRSFMIQAPFGGTAEELKKNLDLLARMKIRYFALEFGPRVILDIDPTMAKVRPANLHFSKQQAKEIIEYGRSLGLEPIGYLNLLGHLESGYQKAPFTANCGIMIQDPEVYDKFVFPIVNEMLDVYGPVKYFHCGMDEAMALFKYFSEQKMDTVDLLVRHISTMNRFFAEKKIKMIIWHDMFLSPDMTNVIGTNLGPANGGAPYNTVGALAKLPKDVIIDYWRYQKEFETFPAIDYFKEQGFSVWASPWYYPFRLVRFCARKGVPTMGTIWAGVPKCFAFSPSDAATALYAQAAWSPGALTTNADAEENSAPDAVIVTKRMLYDRQRIGIDPCRLIVLRGNASALSINYPKDAPMVPEQHSGIPLDFSVPVCYEPLVTGGTPLEKDSKPAAILINGNDKVVLDGCNVFRDAYKMVLYMFPMASTKANVWGVEAVVSSNGVVLSVAGRDTGRNEDSMVPDGGFVLSAHGGVGSKMYDKLMSMRNGDRIAVLDASDNWIGGARSFVLSIRSANGNTFPVDFVDSKRNVSNAVLYQYGFGTLTGTKDDGIEVAVSNGVVLRVNKGKGNTAIPTDGFVLSMQNESAAAKSMAAALSAGDMIELSAAVGDSQKNISDMITDRRWKVTVDSTVKRLWFAATSGLRMTPGTIVGTLVIRYADASIERIVTRTSIEMVSKTGQDSPLSITNSNSWLVQRDAEPKQCLIYEWTNPKPAIKVKAIEFLPALSVLQSGLEIYGATCEIYEGK from the coding sequence ATGAATACGAAGTATATCGGTCTTCTTGCCCTCAGTCTGGTCTCAGCCGCGTTCTCAGCCGCGTTCTCAGCTATTCCATCGGCGGTATTCTGGCCGGCACCGCGAGAGATTTCATCCAAGTCCGATCTTATCATTCTCGGGCTCCCAAAAGTGTCAGCACCCGCAGCACTTGCACGGCCCGCGGCGCTGCTCTCACGTGAGCTTGAAAAAGCATATGCAGGCGCTGTTCCGCAAAAAAATGCAACGACCATTACGCTCAAGCTGTCTTCCCGTTTGACGCGTTCTGAGGAATATGCGATCGATGCGTCCGGGCGCAGCGTTATCATCGAAGCGAATGACGAGCAGGGCGTTTTCTGGGGCGTACATTCCCTGATGCAGCTCCTCAAATGGGAAGGGGTGAAAGTATCGGCAGAGGGATATGCATATCCGGGTGCGGCTGTCCATGACTGGCCTGAGACAAGTATTCGTTCATTCATGATACAAGCGCCGTTCGGCGGAACTGCAGAAGAATTAAAGAAGAACCTGGACCTGCTCGCGCGCATGAAGATACGTTATTTTGCATTGGAATTCGGTCCACGAGTGATCTTGGACATCGACCCGACCATGGCGAAGGTGCGGCCGGCGAATCTTCATTTCTCGAAACAGCAGGCAAAAGAGATCATTGAATATGGGCGGAGCCTCGGGCTGGAGCCGATAGGATATTTGAATCTGTTGGGTCATCTGGAAAGCGGATATCAGAAGGCGCCCTTTACCGCGAACTGCGGCATCATGATACAGGACCCGGAAGTCTATGATAAATTCGTTTTTCCCATAGTGAACGAGATGCTGGATGTGTACGGTCCCGTGAAGTATTTTCATTGCGGAATGGATGAGGCAATGGCGCTGTTCAAGTATTTTTCTGAACAAAAGATGGATACCGTCGATCTGCTCGTCAGGCATATAAGCACAATGAACAGGTTCTTTGCCGAAAAGAAGATAAAAATGATCATCTGGCATGATATGTTCCTGTCCCCGGACATGACGAATGTCATAGGCACGAACCTTGGTCCCGCGAATGGCGGAGCGCCGTATAATACCGTCGGCGCATTGGCGAAGCTGCCCAAGGACGTCATCATCGATTATTGGAGATATCAAAAGGAGTTTGAAACATTTCCCGCGATAGATTATTTCAAAGAGCAGGGCTTTTCGGTATGGGCAAGTCCCTGGTATTATCCGTTCCGTTTGGTGCGCTTTTGCGCCCGTAAGGGAGTGCCCACTATGGGTACGATCTGGGCGGGAGTGCCGAAGTGTTTCGCGTTCTCTCCTTCTGATGCGGCGACCGCTCTCTACGCGCAGGCGGCATGGTCGCCTGGGGCGCTTACCACGAATGCAGATGCAGAAGAGAATAGTGCGCCGGATGCCGTCATTGTGACAAAGCGGATGCTCTATGACAGGCAGCGGATAGGGATCGATCCGTGCAGGCTCATTGTTCTCCGGGGGAATGCATCAGCGCTTTCCATCAATTACCCGAAAGATGCGCCGATGGTGCCGGAACAGCATTCCGGCATTCCACTCGACTTTTCCGTTCCCGTATGCTATGAGCCTCTCGTGACAGGCGGAACGCCGCTTGAGAAAGATTCAAAACCGGCAGCGATACTGATCAACGGCAATGATAAAGTGGTGTTGGACGGATGCAATGTATTTCGTGATGCGTACAAGATGGTGTTGTATATGTTCCCGATGGCGTCCACCAAGGCGAATGTCTGGGGGGTCGAGGCAGTGGTATCAAGCAATGGTGTGGTGCTGAGCGTTGCCGGGCGGGACACGGGAAGGAATGAGGATTCGATGGTGCCGGACGGGGGATTTGTTCTTTCCGCTCACGGCGGAGTCGGCTCAAAAATGTACGACAAATTAATGTCGATGAGGAATGGCGATCGTATCGCTGTTCTCGATGCGAGCGATAATTGGATCGGCGGCGCCAGATCGTTCGTTCTTTCGATACGGTCGGCGAATGGAAATACATTCCCCGTTGACTTCGTGGATAGCAAACGGAATGTCAGTAATGCGGTGCTGTATCAATATGGATTCGGCACTTTAACCGGGACGAAAGATGACGGGATAGAGGTTGCGGTGAGCAATGGGGTCGTACTCCGCGTGAACAAGGGGAAAGGGAATACGGCAATACCGACGGATGGCTTTGTGCTTTCGATGCAGAACGAGAGTGCAGCTGCGAAAAGCATGGCGGCCGCTCTTTCTGCAGGCGATATGATCGAGCTTTCGGCAGCTGTCGGGGATTCTCAGAAGAATATTTCTGACATGATCACCGACAGACGATGGAAAGTGACAGTGGACAGCACCGTGAAGCGGCTGTGGTTTGCCGCGACGTCAGGGCTCAGGATGACGCCGGGCACTATCGTCGGCACATTGGTCATACGATATGCGGACGCGTCGATCGAACGGATAGTGACACGCACTTCCATTGAAATGGTCTCGAAGACCGGACAGGACAGCCCGCTTTCGATAACGAACAGTAATTCATGGCTTGTACAGCGGGATGCCGAACCGAAACAATGCCTCATCTATGAGTGGACGAATCCTAAACCTGCCATAAAAGTTAAAGCGATAGAATTTCTGCCGGCGCTGAGCGTACTGCAGTCAGGGTTGGAGATTTATGGAGCGACGTGTGAGATTTATGAGGGGAAATAA
- a CDS encoding AraC family transcriptional regulator, with amino-acid sequence MSMYYIETPCPSFPRLTHFGYEAHAIPYTFPHYHHGYEIMYFTSGSSSIELIEGSPSVSVSGEQVLIISPRIEHRFLVNAKKLSYYWLGIQTSRRIAVGDGPAAVIHPRYKIGLGRILKTRFVEHIDSSLENIARGLTLKDYAVIAAPPQIGCILHDMRSEIENKGLLFQEIVAAKTVEMMALIARSFSAPPADVDAITRIQQHLAAHHTPPPPLSELAGIIGRHPVYLSKRFRSVTGMTITDYANQQRINSAKRLLVSGESVGDTAAKLGFASIYYFSTLFKKYCGKPPSSFRRIRERH; translated from the coding sequence ATGAGTATGTATTACATTGAGACCCCGTGTCCGTCATTCCCGCGTCTCACCCATTTCGGCTACGAGGCTCATGCGATACCGTACACATTCCCCCACTACCATCACGGCTATGAAATAATGTATTTTACATCCGGCAGCAGCAGTATCGAGCTCATCGAGGGTTCACCGTCTGTATCTGTGTCGGGAGAGCAGGTACTGATCATCAGCCCGCGCATTGAACACCGCTTTCTGGTCAATGCAAAGAAACTGTCGTATTACTGGCTCGGTATACAGACCTCACGCCGCATCGCGGTCGGGGACGGCCCTGCCGCAGTGATACATCCGCGATACAAGATCGGTCTCGGGCGCATATTAAAAACACGATTCGTTGAGCATATCGACTCCTCGCTTGAGAATATTGCACGAGGGCTTACGCTTAAGGACTATGCGGTTATCGCTGCGCCACCGCAGATCGGATGTATCTTACATGACATGCGTTCTGAAATTGAGAACAAAGGGCTCCTGTTCCAGGAAATAGTCGCTGCAAAAACGGTGGAAATGATGGCGCTGATCGCGCGGTCGTTCAGCGCACCGCCGGCCGATGTCGATGCTATCACAAGAATACAGCAGCATCTTGCGGCGCATCACACCCCGCCCCCGCCGCTTTCGGAACTCGCCGGCATCATCGGGCGGCATCCGGTGTATCTGAGCAAACGGTTCAGATCGGTGACCGGCATGACGATAACCGACTATGCGAATCAGCAGCGCATCAACAGCGCAAAGCGGCTGCTCGTGTCCGGAGAGAGCGTCGGCGATACGGCGGCAAAGCTCGGGTTCGCATCTATCTATTATTTCAGCACACTGTTCAAGAAATACTGCGGCAAACCGCCGTCATCATTCCGCCGCATCCGTGAACGACATTGA
- a CDS encoding FAD-dependent oxidoreductase — MEETYTVSLPILKTADVVVLGGGPAGIAAAVASARTGAKTLLIEQSGCLGGMMTLGLVTPIGATHTTSGKPFGGILQEMLDRVAADTKRFAAGTEHLYSSPHIIKHVALDMVTESGADILFHAMFIDAIRKGDAIQAIVVATKSGLARIDGRMFIDATGDGDLIARTKEEFVVGSEPGVLKNLTVTGLDTVHEEHGAYGEYDTSGLMQPVTAMFTMANVDGARAEGLINKRLTFADIGITKEEFGRLPYANTPGFTIDGDDIPLPQGRILFFKTARAGEYVINMSRVTAVDGTDALSLSAAEIIAQKQVFFIADFLKRFVDGFQKSYTVESAATLGVRETRRLVGRFVLSGREAIECARFDDVIAQGSYIIDIHDPQGRRKAIGGAIKGECYDIPYRSLVPRTVTNLIVCGRCISVDHVAHSSTRVQGTCMLTGQAAGTAAALSLLDKIRPADIPASVLQKRLTRDGVLFYAH, encoded by the coding sequence ATGGAAGAAACCTACACTGTATCACTTCCCATCCTGAAAACAGCAGATGTTGTCGTGCTTGGCGGCGGCCCTGCCGGTATTGCCGCTGCTGTCGCTTCCGCCCGCACAGGCGCGAAAACGCTTCTCATCGAACAGAGCGGCTGCCTCGGCGGCATGATGACACTCGGGCTTGTGACGCCTATCGGCGCTACGCATACGACAAGCGGTAAACCGTTCGGCGGCATACTGCAGGAAATGCTCGATCGCGTTGCTGCCGATACAAAACGTTTCGCTGCCGGAACCGAGCATCTCTATTCCTCCCCGCACATTATCAAGCATGTTGCGCTCGATATGGTCACCGAAAGCGGTGCTGATATCCTTTTTCACGCCATGTTCATCGATGCGATACGTAAAGGCGATGCGATACAGGCTATCGTTGTTGCGACAAAGTCCGGTCTGGCACGCATTGATGGGCGTATGTTCATCGATGCCACCGGCGATGGCGATCTTATCGCCCGTACGAAAGAGGAATTCGTTGTCGGCAGCGAGCCGGGTGTTCTGAAAAATCTCACGGTGACCGGGCTTGATACGGTGCACGAGGAGCATGGTGCATACGGTGAATACGATACAAGCGGTCTCATGCAGCCGGTGACCGCCATGTTCACTATGGCGAATGTCGACGGCGCACGTGCGGAAGGGCTCATCAACAAGCGGCTTACCTTCGCCGATATCGGCATTACGAAAGAGGAATTCGGCCGCCTGCCGTATGCGAACACGCCGGGGTTCACTATCGACGGCGACGATATCCCGCTCCCGCAGGGGCGCATACTGTTCTTTAAGACGGCGCGCGCCGGTGAATACGTCATCAATATGTCGCGGGTTACGGCAGTGGACGGGACCGATGCTCTTTCGCTGAGCGCGGCGGAGATCATCGCGCAGAAACAGGTGTTCTTCATCGCCGACTTTCTGAAACGCTTTGTCGATGGTTTCCAGAAAAGTTATACCGTTGAAAGCGCTGCCACGCTCGGTGTGCGCGAAACGCGGCGGCTTGTCGGACGTTTTGTGCTTTCCGGGCGTGAAGCGATAGAATGCGCGCGTTTTGATGACGTCATCGCGCAGGGTTCATATATCATCGATATTCACGATCCCCAGGGCAGACGCAAGGCTATCGGCGGTGCGATCAAAGGGGAATGCTATGATATCCCGTATCGTTCGCTCGTACCGAGAACGGTGACCAATCTCATCGTCTGCGGGCGATGTATCTCCGTCGATCATGTGGCACATTCGAGTACGCGTGTACAAGGGACATGCATGCTTACCGGTCAGGCGGCGGGAACAGCGGCGGCACTTTCCCTATTGGACAAAATCCGTCCGGCGGATATTCCGGCATCCGTGCTGCAGAAAAGGCTCACGCGCGACGGTGTTCTTTTTTACGCTCATTGA